A region of Haloplanus sp. XH21 DNA encodes the following proteins:
- a CDS encoding class I SAM-dependent methyltransferase: protein MRRPYFFGVYHWRERLARIGLSALLLVVAAVTFRRGSRLRRLAAVAVGGGALYRGGDAARRLLSPPPWALDRPKYDALASILPLGDADRLLDVGCGSGRSLVGLAPHVSAAAHVVGLDVFDDRIILGNGPKLARQNGARAGIDVSPVAGDATRLPFDDGAFDVVTACRVTHDIPVDGRDAAFAELRRVCADDGTVGLLELPITPDGVDDHEAYWRGCLEDADLSVERVATIDRPARDGAYVAIAATPA, encoded by the coding sequence ATGCGACGACCGTACTTCTTCGGCGTCTACCACTGGCGCGAACGACTCGCCCGGATCGGGCTGTCGGCGCTGCTGCTCGTCGTCGCCGCGGTGACGTTCCGCCGCGGGAGCCGTCTGCGTCGTCTCGCCGCCGTCGCCGTCGGCGGTGGGGCGCTGTACCGCGGTGGCGACGCCGCCCGTCGTCTCCTCTCGCCGCCGCCCTGGGCGCTCGACCGGCCGAAATACGACGCGCTCGCGTCGATACTCCCCCTCGGCGACGCCGACCGGCTGCTCGATGTCGGCTGTGGCTCCGGTCGGTCGCTGGTCGGCCTCGCGCCGCACGTTTCGGCGGCCGCCCACGTCGTCGGCCTCGACGTGTTCGACGACCGGATCATCCTGGGCAACGGACCGAAACTGGCTCGACAGAACGGGGCGCGGGCCGGCATCGACGTGTCGCCCGTCGCGGGCGACGCCACGCGCCTGCCGTTCGACGACGGCGCCTTCGACGTGGTGACCGCCTGCCGGGTGACCCACGACATCCCCGTCGACGGGCGGGACGCGGCGTTCGCGGAACTCCGGCGGGTGTGCGCCGACGACGGGACGGTCGGCCTGCTGGAACTCCCCATCACGCCCGACGGCGTCGACGATCACGAAGCCTACTGGCGGGGGTGTCTGGAGGACGCTGATCTTTCGGTCGAACGCGTCGCGACCATCGACCGCCCGGCCCGCGACGGGGCGTACG
- a CDS encoding 4-phosphopantoate--beta-alanine ligase, which translates to MAEVEIPDDHPRHDSLVTRHRIEAGVEKGITSQQGLIAQGRGEAFDYLLGERTLPSADAAARAAAAHLLLAERPVISVNGNAAALVPAELVELAGVVGADLEVNLFNRTDERIQAIVDHLRAHGAGEVKGREANARIPNLNHERAKVDADGIADADVVLVPLEDGDRAAALADLGKIELVIDLNPLSRSAQVADVPIVDNILRAVPAITVHARDLADAPRTDLERIVAEFDPETALADAERAIRGGELV; encoded by the coding sequence ATGGCCGAGGTCGAGATTCCGGACGACCACCCGCGTCACGACTCGCTGGTGACGCGCCACCGAATCGAGGCTGGCGTCGAGAAGGGGATCACCAGTCAACAGGGGCTCATCGCCCAGGGGCGCGGCGAAGCGTTCGACTATCTGCTCGGCGAGCGCACGCTCCCGTCGGCGGACGCCGCCGCCCGCGCCGCCGCCGCACATCTCTTGCTCGCCGAGCGTCCCGTCATCTCGGTGAACGGGAACGCCGCGGCGCTCGTCCCGGCGGAACTGGTCGAACTCGCCGGTGTCGTCGGTGCGGATCTGGAGGTGAACCTGTTCAATCGGACCGACGAGCGCATCCAGGCGATCGTCGATCACCTCCGCGCTCACGGCGCGGGCGAGGTGAAGGGACGGGAGGCGAACGCCCGCATTCCGAACCTGAACCACGAACGGGCGAAAGTCGACGCCGACGGCATCGCCGACGCCGACGTGGTACTCGTTCCGCTGGAAGACGGCGACCGGGCGGCAGCGCTCGCCGACTTGGGGAAGATCGAACTCGTCATCGACCTCAACCCGCTCTCTCGGTCGGCGCAGGTGGCCGACGTGCCGATCGTAGACAACATCCTGCGCGCGGTTCCGGCGATCACGGTCCACGCCCGCGACCTCGCGGACGCGCCGCGGACCGACCTGGAGCGGATCGTCGCGGAGTTCGATCCCGAGACGGCGCTGGCGGACGCGGAGCGGGCGATCCGCGGCGGGGAGTTGGTGTGA
- a CDS encoding pantoate kinase, translating to MSEQSRGDRASTAFVPGHVTGFFSPYPDDDPVRAGSRGAGLTLSDGVRVTVRPAEADADRRVTLDGDPLSMPPVETVLDALSVEGVRVVADSDLPLGTGFGVSGAMALGTALAANDCFGCGRTENELVTLAHRAEVRAGTGLGDVVAQARGGVPIRLDPGAPAHGRLDGVPDRASVEYLTFGDLSTADVLAGDIDPIVRAGETALSQLVDRPTLPELVAASRAFAGETGLLTDRLSDVLDAVADAGGAASMVMLGETAFALDEGLSAAGFDATSCRICDAGAHLVTGVDES from the coding sequence ATGAGCGAGCAGTCGCGTGGCGACCGCGCGTCGACGGCGTTCGTCCCGGGCCACGTCACCGGCTTTTTCAGCCCCTATCCGGACGACGACCCCGTCCGGGCCGGTTCACGCGGGGCGGGCCTGACGCTCTCGGACGGCGTCCGGGTGACGGTCCGGCCGGCCGAGGCTGACGCCGACCGACGGGTCACGCTCGACGGCGATCCGCTGTCGATGCCACCCGTGGAGACGGTGCTCGACGCGCTGAGCGTCGAGGGGGTGCGCGTCGTCGCCGACTCCGACCTGCCGCTCGGGACGGGGTTCGGCGTCTCGGGGGCGATGGCGCTCGGGACGGCGCTCGCCGCCAACGACTGCTTCGGCTGCGGGCGCACCGAAAACGAACTGGTGACGCTCGCTCACCGCGCCGAGGTTCGGGCGGGGACCGGCCTCGGCGACGTGGTGGCCCAGGCTCGGGGCGGCGTGCCGATCCGGCTCGATCCCGGCGCGCCGGCGCACGGCCGTCTCGACGGCGTTCCGGACCGTGCCTCCGTCGAATACCTCACGTTCGGTGACCTCTCGACGGCCGACGTGCTCGCGGGCGATATCGACCCGATCGTCCGCGCCGGCGAGACGGCGCTCTCGCAGCTCGTCGACCGGCCGACGCTCCCGGAACTGGTCGCGGCGTCGCGCGCGTTCGCCGGGGAGACGGGGCTGCTGACCGACCGACTCTCGGATGTCCTCGACGCCGTCGCCGACGCGGGGGGCGCGGCGTCGATGGTGATGCTCGGCGAGACGGCGTTCGCGCTGGACGAGGGCCTCTCGGCTGCCGGATTCGACGCCACATCCTGCCGGATCTGCGACGCCGGCGCCCATCTCGTGACCGGCGTCGACGAGTCCTAA
- a CDS encoding LURP-one-related/scramblase family protein, which translates to MSVDRPGFSTLDLPGNTYTVKQSLVRNKYAAYDENGELVCRAKQKLLKMKEEFPFVDADGDPVFTVKAGGILDIAGNYAIIDAETGERMAILDNDFSLFRDTWTIRDGKTEEPVAKISSRGTLVTLARNLLPFGELIPHKYEITDHRGTHVGAIDGQFSLRDQYRIVIDDAETVPKDAVVASAMVIDAIQGN; encoded by the coding sequence ATGTCAGTCGACCGCCCCGGATTCTCCACTCTCGACCTGCCCGGCAACACGTACACCGTCAAGCAGTCGCTCGTCCGCAACAAGTACGCGGCGTACGACGAGAACGGCGAACTCGTCTGCCGCGCCAAACAGAAACTGCTCAAGATGAAAGAGGAGTTCCCCTTCGTCGACGCCGACGGCGACCCCGTGTTCACCGTCAAGGCGGGCGGGATCCTCGATATCGCGGGGAACTACGCCATCATCGACGCCGAAACTGGCGAGCGGATGGCCATCCTCGACAACGACTTCTCTCTCTTCCGGGACACCTGGACGATCCGGGACGGGAAAACGGAGGAACCGGTCGCGAAGATCAGTTCCCGCGGCACGCTCGTGACCCTCGCGCGGAACCTCCTCCCCTTCGGTGAACTCATCCCGCACAAATACGAAATCACCGACCATCGGGGAACCCACGTCGGGGCCATCGACGGCCAGTTCTCGCTCCGAGATCAGTACCGCATCGTCATCGACGACGCCGAAACCGTCCCCAAAGACGCCGTCGTCGCGTCCGCGATGGTCATCGACGCGATCCAGGGGAACTAG
- the aspS gene encoding aspartate--tRNA(Asn) ligase has translation MQNRTHAADVAAGETATVAGWVHEIRDLGGIAFLILRDKTGKLQVKFEKDEMDDDLVETGLGVHRESVVAVTGAVEEEPRAPTGLELVPESVDVLAEADPELPLDPSGKVDAELPTRLDNRTLDLRKPEVKAIFEIRSEILRSVRDYFRSVGSTEINTPKIVATGTEGGTELFPITYFGEEAFMNQSPQLFKQLMVGSGLERVFEIGPIFRAEEHNTPRHLNEATMIDFESAFVDHHEAMDVCEGTLRAAYEGVAENCQEELELLGYDDFGVPEEEFPRLTYEEAIERINATGELDTQLVWGDDLPTEAEKALGDDVGGHYFITDWPSEIKPFYIQDYEDDPQLSKGFDLMHPRMELVSGGQREHRYDELVAGFQQQGLDPEQFDYYTRMFKYGMPPHAGWAYGVERLVMTMLDLGNIREAVLFPRDRQRLSP, from the coding sequence ATGCAGAACCGAACTCACGCGGCCGACGTCGCCGCCGGCGAAACGGCTACGGTCGCCGGCTGGGTCCACGAAATCCGGGACCTCGGCGGCATCGCCTTCCTGATCCTCCGGGACAAGACCGGCAAACTGCAGGTCAAATTCGAGAAAGACGAGATGGACGACGACCTCGTGGAGACGGGGCTCGGCGTCCACCGCGAGAGCGTCGTCGCCGTCACCGGCGCCGTCGAAGAGGAACCCCGCGCGCCGACGGGGCTGGAACTCGTCCCCGAGTCCGTCGACGTGCTGGCGGAGGCCGACCCCGAACTCCCTCTCGACCCCTCCGGGAAAGTCGACGCCGAACTGCCCACCCGTCTCGACAACCGCACGCTGGATCTCCGCAAGCCCGAGGTGAAGGCCATCTTCGAGATCCGGAGCGAAATCCTGCGCTCGGTGCGGGACTACTTCCGCTCGGTCGGGTCGACGGAGATCAACACGCCGAAAATCGTCGCCACGGGGACGGAGGGCGGCACGGAGCTCTTCCCGATCACCTACTTCGGCGAAGAGGCCTTCATGAACCAGTCGCCACAGCTGTTCAAACAGCTGATGGTCGGCTCCGGTCTGGAGCGGGTGTTCGAAATCGGCCCCATCTTCCGCGCCGAGGAGCACAACACGCCCCGGCACCTCAACGAGGCGACGATGATCGACTTCGAGTCGGCATTCGTCGACCACCACGAGGCGATGGACGTCTGTGAAGGGACGCTCCGCGCGGCCTACGAGGGCGTCGCCGAGAACTGCCAAGAGGAACTCGAACTCCTCGGCTACGACGACTTCGGCGTGCCCGAGGAGGAGTTCCCCCGCCTCACCTACGAGGAGGCCATCGAGCGCATCAACGCCACGGGCGAACTCGACACGCAACTCGTCTGGGGCGACGACCTGCCGACCGAGGCGGAGAAGGCGCTCGGCGACGACGTGGGCGGCCACTACTTCATCACCGACTGGCCCTCGGAGATCAAGCCGTTCTACATTCAGGACTACGAGGACGACCCGCAGCTCTCGAAGGGCTTCGACCTGATGCATCCGCGGATGGAACTCGTCTCGGGCGGGCAGCGCGAACACCGCTACGACGAACTCGTAGCCGGGTTCCAACAGCAGGGGCTCGACCCCGAGCAGTTCGACTACTACACCCGGATGTTCAAATACGGGATGCCGCCCCACGCCGGGTGGGCCTACGGTGTCGAGCGTCTCGTCATGACGATGCTCGACTTGGGCAATATCCGCGAGGCTGTGTTGTTCCCACGCGACCGACAGCGACTGAGTCCGTAG
- a CDS encoding mandelate racemase/muconate lactonizing enzyme family protein, which produces MEITDVRTVSIEVPLERPLGISRGREFDTRGAAFVVVETDAGITGIGEGVGPEPYIVERIVEEKYAPRLIGEDPLDIERHWQAMVTEDLYKDRAGQGISAASGVDIALWDIAGKHHGVPVSRLLGGPVGGDIKPYASDLFWQDPATMAERAASYVDRGFAGVKTHLGRGLDADEERVAAMRDAIGDAELMVDVNCGYDRPDARRVGRMLDDYDVYWYEEPLSPYDVEGLAELRERLDVPIAAGENEYTKWGFRDLFEAGAVDYAMPDAMRCGGITEAKKICALGEAFGTVVSPHCFTTGVGLAATMHVIAASPACEWLEFDPTDFPVYESLFETPPTLDDGRMAVPEEPGLGVRLDADVIDEYRVD; this is translated from the coding sequence ATGGAAATCACCGACGTGCGGACGGTCAGCATCGAGGTTCCGCTGGAGCGACCGCTCGGCATCTCACGGGGCCGCGAGTTCGACACCCGCGGGGCAGCCTTCGTCGTCGTCGAAACCGACGCGGGGATCACGGGCATCGGTGAGGGCGTGGGGCCCGAGCCGTACATCGTCGAACGCATCGTCGAGGAGAAGTACGCGCCGCGTCTGATCGGGGAGGACCCCCTCGACATCGAGCGTCACTGGCAGGCGATGGTGACGGAGGACCTCTACAAGGACCGGGCCGGGCAAGGGATCTCCGCGGCCAGTGGGGTCGATATCGCGCTCTGGGACATCGCGGGCAAGCACCACGGCGTTCCGGTCTCGCGACTGCTCGGCGGGCCCGTCGGTGGCGACATCAAGCCGTACGCGAGCGATCTGTTCTGGCAGGACCCCGCGACGATGGCGGAGCGCGCGGCGTCGTACGTCGACCGCGGATTCGCGGGCGTCAAAACGCATCTGGGCCGTGGCCTCGACGCCGACGAGGAGCGCGTCGCCGCGATGCGGGACGCCATCGGTGACGCCGAACTCATGGTCGACGTGAACTGTGGCTACGACCGTCCGGACGCTCGCCGCGTCGGACGGATGCTCGACGACTACGACGTGTACTGGTACGAGGAACCGCTCTCGCCGTACGATGTCGAGGGGCTGGCCGAGCTGCGCGAGCGACTTGACGTACCCATCGCCGCCGGCGAGAACGAGTACACGAAGTGGGGCTTTCGCGACCTGTTCGAGGCGGGCGCCGTCGACTACGCGATGCCCGACGCGATGCGCTGTGGCGGCATCACCGAGGCGAAGAAAATCTGTGCGCTAGGGGAGGCGTTCGGGACGGTCGTCAGCCCCCACTGTTTCACCACGGGTGTCGGTCTCGCGGCGACGATGCACGTCATCGCGGCGTCGCCGGCCTGCGAGTGGTTGGAGTTCGACCCCACCGACTTCCCGGTGTACGAGTCGCTGTTCGAGACGCCGCCGACGCTCGACGACGGTCGGATGGCCGTGCCCGAGGAACCCGGACTCGGCGTTCGCCTCGACGCGGATGTCATCGACGAGTATCGCGTTGACTGA